CGCCCGGGGGCCCGGGGGTCCGGCTGGGCTCGGCCCTCCGGGGCGTGTCCTCCGTGCCGGGGCGCCACCGCCCCGAGAGGCGGGCAGCGGGTGCGCCCGAGCCGCAGCGGCCGCAGAGGGCGGGCGGCAGCCAGCATGGAGCGCGAGCTGGAGGCGCTGTCGGCCCGGCCCGAGCGCCCGGCCGAGCCGCCCTTCCAGGCGCTGGTGGAGGCGGCTGGGGGCCGCGGGCAGGTGCTACTGGTGGGCGAGCTGTGGGAGCGCGAGCAGAGCCGCGCGCTCCTGCAGGACTTCGCAAGAGCGGTGTTCCCGCCGGAGCCAGGCGCGGGCAAGCCAGGCGGCGCGGCTGCAGAGGGCGCAGGGCCCGGGGCGGCGCGCGGGGCGCAGAGGGCTGCGCGGACGACTGGGGCGGCGAGGACGGCGGGGGCGGCGGCTGCGCGCGCCATCCGCTCGCAGCTGGTCTTCGTGCTGTGCCGCGCGTCATCCCTGACCGCCCGGGAGCCGCGGCGCCGCCTGCGGGAGATGCTGCGGGACGTGCGCGGCCGGCGGCGGGCCGGGGCGGCGCTGGTCGGGGTGCTGGTGGCCGAGGCCGGGCCGGAGGACGCGGTGGCGCCGGGGCTGCGGCTGCTGGAGGCGCTGCTGCGCGCCGTGTTCGGCCGC
The sequence above is drawn from the Macaca mulatta isolate MMU2019108-1 chromosome 12, T2T-MMU8v2.0, whole genome shotgun sequence genome and encodes:
- the C12H2orf72 gene encoding uncharacterized protein C2orf72 homolog, with protein sequence MERELEALSARPERPAEPPFQALVEAAGGRGQVLLVGELWEREQSRALLQDFARAVFPPEPGAGKPGGAAAEGAGPGAARGAQRAARTTGAARTAGAAAARAIRSQLVFVLCRASSLTAREPRRRLREMLRDVRGRRRAGAALVGVLVAEAGPEDAVAPGLRLLEALLRAVFGRQAGGPVQAAAYCPGLPSSCLAVQAAACRALQAAGAGQPVEGAWERPALPGLLACFSWGPWSRRKDQDVAACRSPAHENFQEPEEELALTAVFPNGDCEDLGRGSEACDGVVHTPAEPTGESR